The following proteins come from a genomic window of Panicum hallii strain FIL2 chromosome 8, PHallii_v3.1, whole genome shotgun sequence:
- the LOC112903789 gene encoding P-(S)-hydroxymandelonitrile lyase-like: MARSSGHHRSPRRAAATPPLLALAAAGLLLLPLLARGSPEQQQLEDDRILGLPGQPNGVAFGMYAGYVTVDEQAGRALYYWLQEADRDPGAAPLVLWLNGGPGCSSVGSGALEELGAFRVHTDGETLLLNEYAWNKAANVLFLESPAGVGFSYSNTSSDVVMGDNRTAHDSYTFLVKWFERFPQYKYRDFYIIGESYGGHFVPQLSQLVHTNNIGVEKPVINFKGFMVGNGLINDHTDMTGMFEYWWHHGLISDETLESGLKVCSETSFIHPSRECLEIWAGALEEQGNIDVYSIYTPPCDKGSAFELRLKRSRRRAWMLPAYDPCVDFHATKYMNLPEVQKAMHANVTGSIEYPWSLCSDPVYDNWPETPHSMLPIYKELIAAGLKVWVFSGDTDTVVPLTSTRRSLAALGLPVKTNWYPWYMVPTEVGGWSMEYEGLTFVTIRGAGHAVPQHRPAQALVLFQHFLQGEPMPAEASSFAFADTSNQLYLLKLTDN, encoded by the exons ATGGCTCgcagctccggccaccaccgctctccacggcgcgccgccgcgacgccgccgctcctcgcactagccgccgccggcctcctcctgctgccgctgctggcaCGCGGGTcccccgagcagcagcagctcgaggACGACCGGATCCTGGGGCTGCCGGGGCAGCCCAACGGCGTGGCGTTCGGCATGTACGCCGGCTACGTCACGGTCGACGAGCAGGCCGGCCGCGCGCTCTACTACTGGCTCCAGGAGGCCGACCGCGATccgggcgccgcgccgctcgtcctGTGGCTCAACGGCGGGCCCGGCTGCTCCTCCGTCGGCTCCGGCGCGCTCGAGGAGCTCGGCGCGTTCCGCGTCCACACCGACGGGGAGACGCTCCTGCTCAACGAGTACGCCTGGAACAAAG CGGCGAACGTGCTGTTCTTGGAGTCGCCGGCCGGCGTGGGGTTCTCTTACAGCAACACCAGCTCCGACGTGGTCATGGGCGACAACAGAACAG CGCATGACTCGTATACGTTCCTGGTGAAATGGTTTGAGAGATTTCCACAGTACAAGTACCGCGATTTCTACATTATCGGAGAAAGTTACGGAG GTCACTTTGTTCCTCAGCTCTCGCAGCTTGTGCACACGAACAACATCGGCGTGGAGAAGCCTGTCATCAACTTCAAAGGTTTCATG GTCGGGAACGGTCTGATCAACGACCACACTGACATGACCGGCATGTTCGAGTACTGGTGGCACCACGGCCTCATCTCCGACGAGACCCTGGAGAGCGGGCTCAAGGTCTGCTCCGAGACCTCCTTCATCCACCCCTCGCGGGAGTGCCTGGAGATATGGGCCGGGGCCCTCGAGGAGCAAGGCAACATCGACGTCTACAGCATCTACACGCCACCATGCGACAAGGGGAGCGCATTCGAGCTCCGACTCAagaggagccgccgccgc GCATGGATGCTGCCCGCGTATGACCCGTGCGTTGACTTCCACGCGACCAAGTACATGAACCTCCCCGAGGTGCAGAAGGCCATGCACGCCAACGTCACAGGCAGCATAGAGTACCCATGGAGCTTATGCAG CGATCCCGTATATGATAACTGGCCAGAGACACCCCATTCCATGCTACCCATCTACAAGGAGCTCATTGCAGCTGGCCTCAAGGTGTGGGTCTTCAG TGGTGACACGGACACTGTGGTGCCGCTGACCTCGACCAGGCGCTCTCTTGCCGCCCTGGGCCTTCCTGTCAAAACCAACTGGTACCCCTGGTACATGGTCCCAACTGAG GTTGGCGGCTGGAGCATGGAGTATGAAGGCCTGACCTTCGTCACCATCCGCGGCGCCGGGCACGCGGTCCCCCAGCACCGCCCGGCGCAGGCGCTCGTCCTGTTCCAGCACTTCCTGCAGGGCGAACCCATGCCGGCCGAGGCCAGTAGTTTCGCTTTCGCTGACACATCGAATCAACTTTATTTGCTGAAGTTGACTGACAACTGA
- the LOC112902732 gene encoding uncharacterized protein LOC112902732: MAMAVIRLAGPAALLPPAPSPSSSLRPRARGRAVRLRLRVRCRAGGDGEEGKEEEAPESLFARELRRRGMAPGPATPAEAKEAEEGGAEAGRKRGVAAAAEFDRGAAADGQRERSMALNSEGLEGLVPRAKLLLSLGGTFFLAFGPLILVTVSLFAGLYVYFGPSFVHDASKNPVSPPPYIDPYQLLEDERLTRPSPDVF, encoded by the exons ATGGCCATGGCCGTGATCCGCCTCGCGGggcccgccgccctcctcccgcCAGCGCCGTCGCCCTCGTCGTCCCTGCGGCcccgggcgcgcgggcgcgccGTGCGGCTGCGCCTGCGCGTGAGGTGCCGCGCCGGCGGGGACGGGGAGgaagggaaggaggaggaggcgccggaGTCGCTCTTCGCCAGGGAGCTCCGGCGGCGCGGGATGGCGCCGGGGCCCGCCACGCCGGCGGAGGCGAAGGAGGCTGAGGAGGGGGGAGCGGAGGCGGGGAGGaagcgcggcgtggcggcggcggcggagttcGATcgtggcgccgccgcggacgGCCAGCGGGAGCGCTCCATGGCGCTCAATAGCGAAGGCCTCGAG GGTCTTGTACCGCGGGCAAAATTGCTATTGTCACTTGGTGGCACCTTCTTTCTGGCATTTGGGCCCCTGATTCTTGTCACTGTTTCTCTCTTTGCTGGGTTATATGTG TATTTTGGACCAAGTTTTGTACATGATGCAAGCAAGAATCCAGTGTCGCCACCACCATACATTGATCCATATCAGCTACTGGAAGACGAGAGGCTGACCCGGCCCTCCCCAGATGTGTTCTGA
- the LOC112902981 gene encoding uncharacterized protein LOC112902981 has translation MQPSSWQLTCKHLHRLTDTMVAGRITEELAIAVPAEQMWKAAFASGDESSMRNVLTGVSDVAVKVEGDGGPGSRYTLKFNPAVGAGTVLIKSRLAARDNAARVISYDEVVVEGGEVAAPQFKSQVVQYKVEPAGAGGCVTKIAVESERLDGTPLSLADDQAKLMKVYVDLIKKVEENIVARPREFA, from the exons ATGCAACCATCTTCGTGGCAACTAACTTGTAAACATTTGCACCGACTGACTGACACGATGGTCGCCGGCAGAATCACCGAGGAGTTGGCGATTGCCGTGCCGGCCGAGCAGATGTGGAAGGCGGCCTTCGCGAGCGGCGACGAGTCCTCCATGCGCAACGTGTTGACCGGCGTGAGCGACGTCGCCGTGAAGGTCGAGGGCGACGGCGGGCCCGGGAGCCGCTACACCCTGAAGTTCAACCCAG CCGTCGGCGCAGGGACGGTGCTCATCAAGAGCCGGCTGGCGGCGCGCGACAACGCGGCGCGCGTGATTAGCTATGACGAGGTGGTGGTagagggcggcgaggtggcggcgccACAGTTCAAGTCGCAGGTGGTCCAGTATAAGGTGGAGCccgccggcgcgggcggctGCGTGACCAAGATCGCCGTGGAGTCCGAGCGCCTCGACGGCACGCCGCTGTCGCTGGCGGATGACCAGGCCAAGCTGATGAAGGTCTACGTCGACCTCATCAAGAAGGTGGAGGAGAACATCGTCGCGCGCCCCCGCGAGTTCGCCTGA